In Myxocyprinus asiaticus isolate MX2 ecotype Aquarium Trade chromosome 32, UBuf_Myxa_2, whole genome shotgun sequence, one genomic interval encodes:
- the gabrz gene encoding gamma-aminobutyric acid type A receptor subunit zeta, with product MHLCSFVGSLLILFISRIMDDSVASTEEILPPTIQKLMKGYNKYLRPFFDNGPVTVGMSLDIASIDTISEINMDYTATIFLRQRWTDERLCFDGNKSLSLDGRLVELLWVPDTFIVDSKKSFLHDITVENRLIRIFPNGTVLYALRITTTVACSMDLTKYPMDRQTCTLQLESWGYNVKDVVFHWTRGNQSVSGLDNLQLAQYTLEDHYTSESEAVYETGNYPKLIFHFKLKRSILYFILETYVPSSALVVLSWVSFWISQSSVPARICIGVTTVLTMTTLMMGARTSLPNANCFIKAIDVYLGICFSFIFGALIEYAVAHFCTLHQPNAANAYMYGQEMQEREDEMNGIVNSIGTHALRARKREEMLSRMGSTNSPTPGDSNEEISSSQAKKRCGKSIAVARRVVHCLYCCKVENPHYIDNYSRLTFPLSFIFINLLYWTYYLYF from the exons GATCATGGATGACTCTGTCGCCAGCACGGAGGAAATCTTGCCTCCCACCATTCAAAAACTGATGAAGGGATACAACAAGTACCTGAGGCCATTCTTCGACA ATGGCCCTGTTACTGTAGGCATGAGTTTGGATATTGCCAGCATAGACACCATATCAGAAATCAATATG GATTACACAGCCACCATCTTTCTTCGTCAGCGCTGGACGGATGAACGGTTGTGTTTTGATGGCAATAAGAGCTTAAGTCTGGATGGGAGACTGGTGGAACTCCTCTGGGTCCCTGACACATTCATTGTGGATTCCAAGAAATCCTTCCTGCATGACATTACTGTCGAAAACAGACTGATCCGGATATTCCCCAATGGAACTGTGCTGTATGCCCTGAG AATTACCACCACAGTGGCCTGCAGTATGGACCTGACCAAATACCCCATGGACAGGCAGACATGCACCCTTCAACTTGAAAGCT GGGGATATAACGTAAAAGATGTTGTGTTCCACTGGACTCGGGGGAACCAGTCAGTTAGTGGTCTTGATAATTTACAACTGGCTCAGTACACCCTTGAGGATCACTACACTTCAGAATCTGAGGCTGTTTATGAGACtg GCAACTACCCTAAGTTGATCTTCCACTTTAAACTCAAGCGGAGTATCTTATATTTTATTCTGGAGACGTACGTTCCTTCCAGTGCTCTGGTGGTCCTGTCCTGGGTCTCGTTCTGGATCAGTCAGTCTTCAGTCCCAGCTCGCATCTGCATAG GAGTGACCACAGTGTTGACTATGACCACCCTGATGATGGGAGCCCGCACTTCTCTACCAAATGCCAACTGCTTCATCAAAGCCATTGATGTGTATCTGGGTATCTGCTTCAGCTTCATTTTTGGCGCGCTAATTGAATACGCAGTTGCCCATTTCTGCACTTTACACCAACCAAATGCTGCCAATGCATACATG TATGGCCAGGAAATGCAGGAGCGTGAGGACGAAATGAATGGCATCGTCAACTCCATCGGCACCCATGCTCTTCGGGCCCGTAAACGGGAGGAGATGCTGTCCCGCATGGGCAGCACCAACAGCCCCACTCCTGGTGACAGTAATGAGGAGATCAGCTCGTCACAGGCAAAGAAACGCTGTGGCAAGTCCATAGCGGTGGCACGGCGAGTCGTGCACTGTCTGTACTGCTGTAAAGTGGAGAACCCACACTACATCGACAACTACTCACGACTTACCTTTCCTCTCTCCTTCATCTTCATTAATCTCCTCTACTGGACCTACTACCTGTACTTCTAG